The Pseudomonadota bacterium genome has a window encoding:
- a CDS encoding sulfite exporter TauE/SafE family protein — MDVYLPIANLSVNALVIIGLGGLVGLLSGMFGVGGGFLTTPLLIFYGIPPTVAAASASTQVTGASISGVMAHTKRKAVDYHMGAMLAAGGLVGTLFGALLFRFFESLGQIDIIINLIYVLMLASIGGLMARESIQTIRAMRSGQRVAVRKRRHHPLVASLPLRWRFYRSGLYISPLAPLLLGFITGILTMLLGVGGGFVMVPAMLYLLGMGAQVVVGTSLYQILFVTIAATLVHSLTTKAVDIVLAIFLLVGSVSGAQIGARIAQQLKPEYLRLVLAALVLMVAFRLALGLGWRPDEIYSVAVQ; from the coding sequence ATGGACGTCTATCTTCCCATCGCAAACCTTTCGGTCAACGCACTGGTCATTATCGGCCTGGGCGGTCTGGTCGGTCTGCTTTCGGGCATGTTCGGCGTCGGCGGGGGGTTTCTCACCACGCCGCTGCTGATCTTTTATGGCATACCACCGACAGTGGCCGCCGCATCCGCATCGACCCAGGTCACTGGCGCCAGCATTTCCGGGGTGATGGCGCATACCAAGCGCAAAGCGGTGGATTATCACATGGGGGCCATGCTTGCGGCGGGTGGCCTGGTGGGGACGCTTTTTGGCGCCTTGCTGTTCCGCTTTTTCGAATCGCTCGGCCAGATCGATATCATCATCAACCTCATCTATGTGCTGATGCTGGCCAGCATTGGCGGTCTTATGGCGCGAGAGAGCATCCAGACCATTCGCGCCATGCGCAGTGGTCAGCGGGTTGCGGTGCGCAAGCGTCGGCACCATCCACTGGTTGCCAGCCTGCCGCTGCGCTGGCGCTTCTATCGCTCGGGTCTCTATATCTCGCCGCTGGCACCGCTGCTGCTTGGCTTCATCACCGGCATTTTGACGATGCTGCTCGGCGTTGGCGGTGGCTTCGTGATGGTGCCGGCAATGCTCTATCTGCTCGGCATGGGCGCCCAGGTGGTGGTTGGCACCTCGCTTTACCAGATTCTCTTCGTCACCATTGCCGCGACTCTGGTACACAGTCTGACCACCAAGGCGGTCGATATCGTACTGGCTATCTTTCTGCTTGTGGGCAGTGTCAGCGGTGCCCAGATCGGTGCCCGTATTGCGCAACAGCTCAAGCCGGAATATCTGCGGCTGGTGCTGGCGGCGCTGGTGCTGATGGTGGCGTTCCGTCTCGCCCTTGGTCTGGGCTGGCGGCCGGATGAAATCTATTCGGTGGCGGTTCAGTGA
- a CDS encoding TIGR02186 family protein yields MLLTAAEEPVLVPDVSQRTINIRYGFTGAELLLFGAISYPSVRPPDVQTDIVVVLRGPPQSITVREKQKIAGIWVNAASTEFRSAPSYYAIASSRPLDDIVDDRTALIYEFGLDKLQLSPASTIDPEEQRRFVDGLVDLNRRNQLFDERNNGVTIESGLLYQARLQIPSTVVEGTYEAETFLVQDGVVVAAEIREIEVGKVGFERFVAIVADRYSWIYGLAAVLVSLLFGWAAGMIFQRI; encoded by the coding sequence ATGCTGCTGACTGCAGCTGAGGAACCGGTGCTGGTGCCCGATGTTTCGCAGCGTACCATCAACATCCGCTATGGCTTCACCGGCGCTGAACTGTTGCTGTTCGGCGCCATTTCCTATCCCAGCGTCCGGCCGCCTGACGTCCAGACCGATATTGTTGTGGTGCTGCGCGGCCCGCCGCAATCGATCACCGTGCGCGAGAAACAGAAAATTGCCGGCATCTGGGTCAATGCCGCCAGCACCGAGTTTCGCTCGGCGCCTTCCTATTACGCTATCGCATCGTCACGACCGCTTGACGACATTGTCGATGACCGTACCGCGCTGATCTATGAATTCGGCCTCGACAAGCTCCAGCTTTCGCCGGCCAGCACCATCGACCCGGAGGAGCAGCGGCGTTTTGTCGACGGCCTGGTCGACCTCAACCGTCGCAACCAGCTGTTCGATGAACGCAATAACGGTGTCACCATAGAAAGTGGCCTGCTCTATCAGGCGCGGCTGCAAATCCCGTCAACCGTGGTCGAGGGCACCTATGAGGCAGAGACGTTTCTGGTGCAGGATGGCGTGGTAGTGGCCGCCGAGATCCGCGAGATCGAGGTCGGCAAGGTTGGCTTTGAGCGTTTTGTCGCAATTGTCGCCGACCGTTACAGCTGGATCTACGGCCTGGCGGCAGTGCTGGTCTCACTGCTTTTCGGTTGGGCTGCGGGCATGATTTTCCAGCGCATATAG